The Bacteroidetes bacterium GWF2_43_63 DNA segment GAATAAACCGTGGACATGATTTTGCGGCAACAGAAGAAGCTTTTGAGCTGGCAAATTCGTTTAATCTTTTTGTCACCGGACATTATATTATTGGATTACCTGGCGAAAGCCGCGAAGAAATTCTTTCAGATGCATCAGTGTTGAACAAACTTCCCATGAATGCCCTGAAGCTTCACCAATTGCAGATAGTTCGCAATACAGCCATGGAAAAGGATTATCTGGATCATCCGGAAGACTATTTGCTGTTTGAATTGCCGGAATATGTCGATTTCATTGTTTCCTTTGCCGAGCGGCTGCGGCCGGATCTGTTGATTGATCGCTTTGCTGGAGAGGTTCCGCCATCCTTTTTGCGCGCACCCGACTGGGGCCTAGTCCGTTATGATCAGGTGCTGCAAATGATTGAAAAGAAATTTATTGAGCGAAATACGGTACAGGGCAGAGCCTGTGTGATATAAGATATAAGAAATGAGATATGTGATTTTTGATTTGAGCTTTAATTTATGATAGACTGATTTAGCGATGGAGCATTCTTTAATTATATTCAATTTATAATCTGCAAATTATACTTATACCCCTTCCTTCAAAAATCAAATATCTTAAATAAAATATCTTAAATAAAAAAAAGCCCCTTGCGGGGCTCACGTTATCTGTTATGATTTGGGGGGGCTTGTTTGAGTGAAAAGTAAATTTGTTTTCTCAACTTTCACGACACAAAGATATATCATGAAACAACACCTTTTTTTTCACTTATTCATGTTGCGGCAAATTGTGATAATCTACACCGAATTGAAAAACAAAGGCATTAAGAATTGCTAATACAATCATGTAGATCATTGTTTCACTGACCATTATACCCCTCAATGTTGTGATTGTTAAAAACATGGAAATTTTTCCATGCAAATTACGCGTCTTATCAAATTTGATATTAATTATTGCGGTTATTTATTTGCTTATCTGCAATTTACCGTTGCACTTTGACAAATATTTTTTTCAATCCAGTTTAGGCCTTTCTGACAATCAACTGCATATTTTCATAGGCTACAACCCTTATTTTTTCATCTTTTTCAATAAAACCTATTTGTGCGGTTGCATCGTATTGATCACTGTCGATTTCAATCTTGCCAGCGGGACGAAGAATTGTAAGAGCCGTGCCGGTCTTGCCAATAAGCTCTTTATAAGTGCTTTCCGAAGCTGAATACCCATCTGATGACCGCAATTCGTCGCTTAATCCCAACGTTGAGCCACCCACTTTAATCCGTACAATTTTTGAGCTTAGATAAAAAGATCCAACAAGTGCAGCCAAAATTGAAATGGAAACCAATGCAAAAGATCGGGCAACCGGCGTGTAGTCGCCATCAGGCATTGAAAGTCCGATATTTCCAACCAGTGCAAAAGTGAGTCCTCCAACAATCAGCACTATTCCTGAAACTCCGGCCACGCCGAAGCCAGGAATAACAAATACCTCTACCGCCAGTAATCCGATTCCTATAATGAATAAAAGAATTTCCCAGTTATTTGCCAGACCTTCAACGTATAATGGAGCAAAATAGAGCAATGCAGCAACAACGGATACCAATAAAGCAAAGCCAATACCAGGCGACTGCATTTCGAAGTATATACCGCCGATAATCAACATAATAAGCAACCCGCTAATGGCCGGATTGATCAGGAATCCAATGAATTTGTCCAGCGCAGAAATTTCCTGACGGACTATTTCATATTCTGAAATGCCATTCATTTTAATCACTTCTTCGATGCTTTCGGCCTGACCTTCGCAAAAGCCGTTGGCAATTGCTTCTTCGGTGGTAAATGTCAGCACTTTGCCTGAATCTACTACTCCTTCAATATAAACATCGGGATCAACCATCGCTTCGGCAATCATGGGGTCGCGGCCCTGGGCCTGGGCGGTGCTGCGCATCATCGAACGCATATAGCTCTGATACTTGTCGGGGGCGGCCTCCGAAGTTTCGGTAACAACAGTTGCTGCACCGATATTGGCTCCTTTACGCATATAAATGCTGTCGCAGGCTATGGAGATCAGCGCTCCCGCCGAAGCGGCGTTGTTGTCGATATAAACCCAAACCGGCTTTGGAAAATTCAGTAAGGCCGTCCGGATGCTGTCGGCTGCATCTACAAGCCCGCCGTAGGTATTGAGGTGAACCAAAACTATATCGGCATTTAAATCCCTGGCTTCCTGCAAGCCGTTTTTGGTCGTCCTCCACGAAGATGGGCCGATTTCATCGAAAATTTTCAGGACATAAATCTTGGTTTTGACACTATCCTGCGCAAAGGAACTGATGGTAAAAACCGGCAGGAATGCCAACAGAAGAAAAAGCAGTTTTTTATTGATAGTATTCATAGGTTACAAATGTTTTATTTGTCTGACCATCCTGAGACCAACTAATCATAACGAGGCTGCCGTTCTGATCGTAGTTATAGTAATATGTTTCGCTAATTTCATACAAAGCATTGGTGAAAGAGAAGGAATCAAGATTTCCGCCAGCGTCAAAAACAAAGGATTTTGAGATTTCTCCAACTGAAGAAATTATTTCTCCTTCATTATGCGTGAATTTTTCTGTAGATGATAATTCCAGCTCGTTTTCTCCAATTCCTTTTATGTGTTCGGCAGAACCCGAATACTCTTTAATTTCAAGCAGTTTTTTTTCGGCTGAATAAATGAAATGAGTCTCGGTAATCGTCCATCCTTTTTCAGTATTCCTGCTTACATATTGGGATACAAAGGAATTGTTTTTTTGGTTGAAGTTATACCTGACCGTATCCAAAGCATTTCCATAAGTATTAACCGCCATTTTCAGAAAACCATTGTTATCATATTGGAACGTATTTGCATATTTAAAGCCCGACTGATTCTCTTCTTTCACCAAATTCCCCGACTGATCGAATGAGAGAACCACCTGCTTTTCAATCTGCGAATTGTCTGCTCCTACTGTTGCCAGCATGATCGTTTTCACCTTTTTTTCTTTCACCTGCTGCAGATTGAGCCATGGATAGCTGAGCTCAACATAAGGATTCTGAGCATGCATGGAAGATAAAAGACATAAGGTAAAAGATAAAAGAAGAATATGTTTCATAAGCGTAGAAATTTAAAAAAAATAAGCTGTCCCATAAGCCGGATTCTGTGTTCTGCCGAAGCAGAATCTCATCATTTATCTGCGGTACATGTCGCCATGGACCTTTAGCAGCCTACCCCCCGGCATGGGCGAGCAGCCCTAAGCCGGTATACGTGGCTTTGCACCCCATGAGGTTTACCTTCTGCGGAGTCACCTCCGGCAGCTGTGAGCTCTTACCTCACAATTTCACCCTTACCCCGGCACAAGGCCGTGGCGGTATAATTTCTGTTGCACTGGCTGTCCCGCCGAAGCGGGCCTTCCCGTTAGGAAGCATGGTGCTCTGTGGTGTCCGGACTTTCCTCCCTTTATTAAAAACAAAGAGCGATGAGAGGAACAGCTTATCACAAAAATACATCGTTTTTCCGACATTAATGCATTTGACTTTCACGAATTTAAGAGATATATGCATTTTCCCATCATGTCTGTGCCACAATTTTTGTATTATTGTGGCAAAATAATTGAAAGGCCATCAGCCAAAACCCACTAAAACCTGCAGCCATGAAAAAGATACTTTTACTACTGTTAGTTGCTGCATTTGCTGCTTCCTGCACAAGTTCGAGAAAATACCTTGAACGCCAGCAATTTGATTACGCGATACAGAAAAGTTCCAAAAAACTGATGAAAAATCCGGATAAGGACAAACAGCTCGATGTTCTCACCCGCGCGTGGAAAGCCGCTAATCAGCGCGACATAGAGCGGATCAACTACTTGAAAACAACCGGGCAACCCGAAATCTGGGACGAGATTTTCCAGATCTTTAATCGCATGAAATGGAGACAAGATATTGTCCGTAACCTGCCACAGCCGGTTCTTTCATCGATCGGATACGTGTTTGTTGATTACACCAATGAAACGGTGAATGCTCAGCGAAATGCAGCTGAATTCTACTATCAGAAAGCCATGGTTCTGATGGAAACCGGTGACCGATTTTCAGCCCGCCAGGCCTACGATCAACTGTTGCAAACCAAACGTTTCTTTTCGACTTACAAAGATGTTGACCAGCAGATTCTGAAAGCTCAGGCCATGGGAACCGCCAATGTTCTTTTCATCTCGCGCAACAACTCGGGGCAGATGCTCCCTGAAGGTTTTCTCGATGAAATTCTTAAAGTATCTATGGGGGATTTAGAAGGTCGATTTGTACGGTATTTCAATACTTTTGACACCTCGAGACAATATCATTACAGAACTGTTCTGAACCTGACTAAAGTGGATGTGTCGCCCGAAAGTGTGCGTGAGTTTTTCTACGAAGAATCGAAAGAAGTTCAGGATGGATGGAACTATGTGCTCGACAGCCACGGCAATGTGATGAAAGATAGCCTCGGAAATGATATTAAAATCCCGAAAATGGTTGAAATCAGCTGCCAGGTTCACGAAACACAACTGCACAAACAGGCCATTGTCGGTGGCTATCTTGATATATATGACGCAGACAACACCCTTATAAAATCAGATCCTATCAACGCAGAAGTATTCTTTGACTATGCATTTGCCACTGCAAATGGCGACAAATCGATTCTGAAAGACGAAACCAAGCGCAAGCTCAATAATCCGCCAGCCGGTTTTCCAAACAGTTTTCAGATGATCTGGGACGCATCGGCCATTGTGAAAAATGTTGCGAAAGACATACTTGTACGTAACTCTTATATTTTCCAATAGTTGAAAGTATTTTCCGAAAGGTCTGAAGAAATTCAGGCCTTTTTTTATTTGCCAGACAACCTTGACTCCTTTGCAGTGTTCTAAGGTAAAGAAGAAAAATCATTTTGGGCATTGAAGAAATCATACACGGTTGTCTGAATGGGAAACGCTCTGCACAGGAAGCGCTCTATAAGCTGTATGGAGGCAAACTGTATGGTGTCTCCATGCGATATACCCGAAATCAGATGGAGGCAGAAGATGTGCTGCAGGATGGCTTTGTCAAAGTGTTTAAAAACATACGTAGTTTCAGAGACCTGGGTGAAAATTCGCTGTTTAACTGGATGAAAAGAATCATTGTCAATACAGCCATCAACTATCTGCGCGACCAGAAAAAACATCGCTATCAGGCCGATATTGATACAATGGATGAAATTGCTGAAAACGACACGGAAGATAGTTTTTTTGATGAACTCCGCACGCTGGTATCGCAGGATGAGATTCTGGGCCTGATCCGCAATCTGCCCGAAGGGTACCGGATGGTTTTCAACCTTTTTGCGATGGAGGGTTTTTCGCATCAGGAAATAGCCGAAATGTTGGGGGTTTCGGTAAGTACCTCCAAAACACAGTTGTTTAAAGCCCGCCAACAGATTATTGCCGGTATCAGAGAAATTGCCAGAAACAGAATGACCGTCCGAAATGTAATATAAGAAGCCATGGACAAGAATTTTTACAGAATTGATGAATTAAGCCGCGGAACGCTCGGCAATCTTGAAAAAGATCCGCCGCCGATGAGCTTTGACAAAATCCGCAAGCGTGTGTTCTGGTACTCCGTATGGAGCCTCGGAATCGGCTCTTTTTTGCGTCGTTTCTGGAGCATCCCGGTTGCAGCAGCAGTCGTAGCTGTCATTTTATACCAGATTCCTTCAGCCGGATCTTCCAACCAGGTGGGGAATTCTGCCTATACCGATGACACTTCAATCCCTTCGCAATATTCTCAGCAGGTAAATTTCAACACCTCTATATCTGGTCGTAATCAGAACGAAACCTTCAGTTATAATCCGACAAATAATGCATCTAAAAACAGCAACGACTTTTCATCCGCTGGCGAAAATCAGTATATAAGCCAGAACTCAACGGGTTCAATCTCCGGAATAAATAATGGAAAAACAAATCCAGAACAGGCACTCACGACAAATGATGATGAATTGCAGAATCCGATTACACAAAACAATGGGAATTCATTTTTCGATGATAATACAATTAAAACAATTGAGGATTTTTCTGCCGAAGTTTTTAATGCTCCTGAAAAAATGCCGGTGCGACATAATATCATTCCGTTTCAACATCAATCAATTCAGGCTCCATTCATAGTTGCAAAGATTAATAAATCAGGAAGTCAGATTAGCTGGTCAGGACTGGTTAAAACAGGAGTATTATATTCAGGACCGATGTTTTCCCCTGCATCTGAAAACAGACTGGATATCAACCGGAATTTTTCGCTTTCGACCCATTTCGGTTTAGAAGCCCGGGCCGATTTCGGAAAATGGTTCATTGCTGCGGGAGTGCAACAATCGACTTTTGACAACCGCTACGCTTCGGATCATTTACTGTACAATGCACGAACGGAGAATGTGCAAAATCTGACAAATCAATTCTGGCTGACCGATAGCATTGGCTACTGGCATTTTACATATGTGTCAGATACTACCATTCATGTATTGGATTCAGTCTGGGCCTGGGAAATTGACTCTGCATTGGTTCAGGAATTTGACACCATTAGTATCGCAAAATACGACACCTTGCAAAATGCCCGCTGGAAACGAAATATAAGATATCTGGAATTACCGGTAATGATCGGAAAAACAATTTCCGTAAGCCGGCTCACATTCGGACTTTCTGGAGGATTTGGATTCGGTATTCTGTATAATTCAGAAGGCGAATATTATTTAGGTGCCGAAAGTGGACAGGTGTTTTCAGTAATGGCGGCAGAAACGAAAAAAATCTGTTTTTCGTTTCTGGCAGCGGGTTCGGTATCCTATCTGCTGAATGAGCGGTGGGCCGTTGAAGTTGTGCCCTGGTACAGAAAAATGCTTACCCCTGTATTTTCAGGAGAAATGCAAGGAACTCAGAAACCGTGGTCAGCAGGGCTATCGGCCGGGATCCGGTATAATTTTTAATCGGTCCGGGCAACCTGTCGTAAACAAGGTGTTATTACTACAGAACAAAAAACTAACTCTTATGAAAAAACAATTATTCCTTTTGCTCTTTGGGCTGTTTTCACTCACAGCCTTTTCTCAGGGCCCGTGTCAGGCTGGGTTCTACACAACTCAGGATTCAACAAATCTGTATTTGTATGATAGTTCATTCAACACCGATTCGACAGCTATTAATGTCACCAACTGGCAATGGACCTTATCCGGGATGGGGCTCAGCTACACCTATTCTGTACAGGATCCCATCCAGCCATTGAACACTTTGCCAAATGGAAGTTATGCTGTGTGCTTGACCATTCAGACAGGGACCGGTTGCAGCAGCACTTATTGTGACAGCATTTTTGTCGGCCAGCAATCGGGTTGCCAGGCTAACTTCGGTTATTATAACACCGATAGTCTGTTCTATTTTACTGACTATTCCTTCACGACCGGTGGAGGCAACATTGTTAGCTGGAACTGGACATTTAACGGTGGTACCCCCTCTGCTTCAACGCAGCAGAATCCAGTGATTACTTTCCCGAGTCCCAACACAACCTACACTGTAGCGCTCACCATTACAACGGACAACGGCTGCAGTGACACTTACCAATCATATGTGTATTATTCAGATTCAATGAGTTGTATTTATTACGTTGATGCGCTCACATACCCTGTCACAACGATTGGGGGCAGCGATGGAGCAATTGATGTAACAGTTCATGGTGGCACCCCTCCCTATTATTTTCAATGGAATAACGGTGCAGCAACCGAAGATCTTTACGGTTTGCCATCCGGAACGTATACGGCAAATGTCTGGTCATCGGATACCACATGCCCGGCTTTCACAATATCAGCCTATATTCCCGAACCATATGACAGTGGCAACGTGTATGTAGACACACTGTACGCCCCGGCTGTTGACAGTTGTCTGAATTTTATTCCGGACAGCTTTTACATCAGCGGCATCAGCACAACAGGCAGCAATGCGACTGTGACATGGATCTTCACTGGTGGAGGACAATCAGCAACAGTAACCATAGATTATACTTTTACAAATTATGGGGCGCAGGTTGTTGTTGTCACCCTCAATTGCGATTCAAGCCGATACCAGTCAACCTACATGAGCTACATTTTTATACACAGCGCTGTTGGAATCGAAGAAGAAACAAATCTGCCGGTTTACCCCAATCCTGCTACCGATGTACTAAATTTGCCTGATAACAGCCAGTATGATCTGATCAGAATCATTTCATCTAATGGCTCAGTAGTAAAGGAATTTGTTCATCCTGAAAATCAGATAGAAATAAATGATCTTCCGGCAGGAATATACTATGTACAGGCTGTTTCGGCTAGCCAGATCATCTGCACCCAACTTTCAATACTCAAATAACCTTTCTGACTTTTCATTAAAAAGGCTGTCTTCTCAGGCAGCCTTTTTTTGCTTTTATTGAAATGGATTAGATCCGTGCTTTACTATATTTTCCTCAGGATGGTCATCTGAGTATTTTTTGCAGTCGATTTCTACAGAAATCGGTTTCGAAGGTTTCTCGAAGTCTTTTGTGGAAAGATCAATTGATTTATCAGCATATACTTTTTGCATAAATAAAGCCCAGATGGGAAGTGCCATATTGGCGCCCTGACCCAGTCCCGTGCTGATGAAGTGAACCTGCATATCTTCGGCTCCAACCCAACAACCAGCAACCAACTCTGGTGTAAGCCCCATAAACCAGCCATCACTATTGTCATCTGTTGTTCCGGTTTTACCGGCTATGGGGTGTTTGATATTATAAACGGATCTTATACGTCCAGATGTTCCTCCATCAACCACACCCTTCATGAGTTCTATCATCAGATAAGCAGTCTCTTCGCTCATGGCTTCCTGGCGACGGGGTACAAAATTTGAAAGAATATTTCCATCTTTATCCTCAATGCGGGTAACAAAAATCGGTTCTGTATAAATTCCTTTGTTCACGTAGGTTGTCTGAGCACCTACCATTTCGTAAACTGTGAGCTCCGGAACTCCAAGACAGATAGCATAAACAGCAGGAATCGGGCTGGTGACGCCCATTTTGCGGGCAAGGCGAATGACCGCTTCTGGCGAAGACCTTTTGATCAGGTATGCAGAGGCCCAGTTGATGGAGCCCGCCAACGCATAGCGCAAAGTAACCATTTCACCTTCCTTGATTTTGCCAGAGTTTTTTGGAGACCAGGTTTTCCCGTTACCTAAATCGATGGTTACAGGAATCATTGGGATTTTTGTGCAGGGCGAAAACTGTCCGTCGGCCATGGCAACGGAATA contains these protein-coding regions:
- a CDS encoding serine protease produces the protein MNTINKKLLFLLLAFLPVFTISSFAQDSVKTKIYVLKIFDEIGPSSWRTTKNGLQEARDLNADIVLVHLNTYGGLVDAADSIRTALLNFPKPVWVYIDNNAASAGALISIACDSIYMRKGANIGAATVVTETSEAAPDKYQSYMRSMMRSTAQAQGRDPMIAEAMVDPDVYIEGVVDSGKVLTFTTEEAIANGFCEGQAESIEEVIKMNGISEYEIVRQEISALDKFIGFLINPAISGLLIMLIIGGIYFEMQSPGIGFALLVSVVAALLYFAPLYVEGLANNWEILLFIIGIGLLAVEVFVIPGFGVAGVSGIVLIVGGLTFALVGNIGLSMPDGDYTPVARSFALVSISILAALVGSFYLSSKIVRIKVGGSTLGLSDELRSSDGYSASESTYKELIGKTGTALTILRPAGKIEIDSDQYDATAQIGFIEKDEKIRVVAYENMQLIVRKA